Proteins encoded in a region of the Marinococcus sp. PL1-022 genome:
- a CDS encoding VC0807 family protein → MQQKHIMWFDIIFYVVFPIFIWNMARDYTGDYIAMLISSVPGIIYTVYRFVLLKKVNTFGIYMIATLIIGTVLDLIAGGGLQLLWNNIYYDFVMGAFFILTVIFMRPIWLFFTVDFMELQGGDRKQLKKQFYVRKYLWVFQAITLFFALREFILAFVKIWLVQSYGVEAFDEGIILRQVLSWTMSFIAVVGFIFIAKWLHEDGIDAGEITNTGQNRENEEKDNEAKDEAPENEREKTSDQRT, encoded by the coding sequence TCTTCATCTGGAACATGGCGCGGGACTATACAGGTGATTATATAGCGATGCTTATATCCTCGGTACCGGGGATAATATATACAGTATATCGCTTCGTACTGCTGAAAAAGGTAAATACGTTCGGGATTTATATGATTGCTACCCTGATCATCGGCACTGTTCTCGATCTTATTGCCGGCGGCGGATTACAGCTTTTGTGGAATAATATTTACTACGATTTTGTTATGGGTGCCTTTTTTATTTTAACCGTCATTTTTATGCGGCCGATCTGGCTCTTTTTCACCGTCGATTTTATGGAGCTGCAGGGCGGAGACCGTAAGCAGCTGAAAAAGCAGTTTTACGTACGCAAATACTTATGGGTATTTCAGGCGATTACGCTTTTTTTCGCTCTCCGGGAATTTATTCTCGCGTTCGTTAAAATCTGGCTTGTGCAGAGCTACGGTGTGGAAGCCTTCGATGAAGGGATTATTCTGCGGCAGGTGCTTTCGTGGACCATGAGCTTTATTGCCGTTGTCGGGTTTATCTTTATTGCCAAGTGGCTGCATGAAGACGGCATCGATGCCGGGGAAATCACAAACACCGGCCAGAATCGCGAAAACGAAGAGAAGGACAACGAAGCAAAGGACGAAGCGCCGGAAAACGAGCGGGAAAAAACATCTGATCAAAGAACGTAA